In a single window of the Candidatus Tisiphia endosymbiont of Nemotelus nigrinus genome:
- a CDS encoding amino acid ABC transporter permease: MFEQLLGFSSIYFIMQGMVVTLKYSVVSVLLGLIIGTLLAICKVSKSCALRIFANFYTSVFRGTPLLIQLSIIYFGLPSLIGIKLGAFAAGTIAFSLNSGAYVSEIIRAGINAVDKGQIEASKALGIPERLMIKDIILPQAIRNILPSLVNELINLIKESSIISIIGEMDLMRRAQLVSAEHFTYFTPLLIAGLCYYVMVIIISNLAKILEKKLAIGAE; this comes from the coding sequence ATGTTTGAGCAATTACTTGGTTTCTCTTCCATATATTTTATTATGCAAGGGATGGTAGTAACACTGAAATATAGTGTAGTGTCGGTGTTGTTAGGATTGATTATCGGTACTTTACTAGCAATTTGCAAGGTAAGCAAAAGTTGTGCCTTAAGGATTTTTGCTAATTTTTATACATCGGTTTTTCGTGGCACCCCTTTGCTTATCCAACTTAGCATAATTTATTTTGGTTTGCCTAGTTTAATTGGTATTAAGCTTGGGGCCTTCGCTGCAGGCACTATAGCTTTCTCATTAAATTCAGGGGCATATGTTTCGGAAATAATTAGAGCTGGAATTAATGCTGTTGATAAGGGGCAGATTGAAGCGTCTAAGGCATTAGGCATACCTGAGAGATTAATGATCAAAGATATCATCTTGCCGCAAGCTATAAGAAATATTTTACCTTCATTGGTTAATGAGCTTATTAATCTAATCAAAGAATCATCGATTATATCAATTATCGGTGAAATGGATTTAATGCGGAGAGCCCAGCTAGTATCGGCTGAACATTTTACTTATTTTACGCCTCTATTAATAGCAGGGCTTTGTTATTATGTTATGGTAATAATTATCAGTAATTTAGCCAAAATTCTTGAGAAAAAACTAGCAATTGGAGCTGAGTAG
- a CDS encoding efflux RND transporter permease subunit — MYLSEICIKRPVFATVMSLVIVILGVVFFTKLQIRGTPDISSPIITVHAYYPGADALYMEKEITTRIEKALKTIKNLDSITSQSSTSNSYITLIFSSSANIEVSLNDVRSKIAGISHIFPKDMQAPRVSKQDGNKHPSMFLSISSDVYSDLQLTQIVQESVTGILEKLETIGQVKMQGGKYYSMRIEPDPVKLYQHKMSVLEIANAITKQTTSYPAGTIKTATRDFTVRLDGSLNKPEQFEQIILKVKDASILRLRDIAKVYLAPPEDDVIFRYNGKSSVALALIKQSKTNMLDLSKEVRSSLDKIKKNLPNGITIDTAYDESIPINASIKSVFLTIFEALILVIIVVYLFLASVRITLIPLVTIPVSLIGTFIVMYYLGFSINTFTLLAMILAIGLVVDDAIVMLENIFRYNEMGHSAMESAILASKEIGFAVIAMTITLASVFLPIGFIDGLIGKLFLEFAWTLAFCVLVSGFVALTLTPMMASRMIGKNDQPPLGFLVKFDQFIKLVQSKYLAYLNLAFDHKKQFSLIIVLSLVLLVVSFIFVPKVFVPQEDNGVVVLGFSSSQGSNMEQSEKSIVEVEKILNSYKDIVGYLTIIYQGGGYGYIPLKDWKARTMSQKTIINLLNQQFQQITGIPIFAMAQRSQVSGNAGSPVEFTLQSSLEYEQLDQISQKFVEAMKKNPVFMNMNVSSDLNSSMPTIDVIVNRDKAYLYGVSLENIGLTLQYLLAGKQIGDFRMGNELYDITMQYNLKHRSNIDHFSKILIPTNNPTDNLLPLSVVANMVEKVSINYYNHYNNARSVTISADLAPNQKITDAIKQINNIANELLDRNTTILEYIGEIKRKAESEGTMTVTFLFALLFIYLVLSAQFESFTDPILILIAVPFSITGGVLTLWIFGNTLNLYSFIGLITLIGLITKNSIMIVEFTNNLRSQGLNIREAVTKASNLRLRPILMTTLATIFGALSLVIASGAGAEAQKSIGLVIVGGMSIGTLFTIFVIPVLYQSFKRETI, encoded by the coding sequence ATGTACCTAAGTGAAATATGCATCAAGCGTCCAGTATTTGCAACAGTTATGAGTCTAGTAATTGTTATTTTAGGAGTTGTATTTTTTACTAAATTACAAATTAGAGGTACTCCTGATATTTCTTCTCCTATAATAACAGTGCATGCATATTATCCTGGAGCAGATGCTCTTTATATGGAAAAAGAGATCACCACTCGTATTGAGAAAGCCCTGAAAACTATAAAGAATCTTGATTCTATCACTTCCCAAAGCTCAACAAGTAATAGCTACATCACTTTAATATTTTCATCATCGGCTAATATCGAAGTATCTTTAAACGATGTTCGATCTAAAATTGCTGGGATAAGCCATATATTTCCTAAAGATATGCAAGCTCCTCGAGTTAGTAAGCAAGATGGCAATAAACATCCTAGTATGTTCTTAAGTATTAGTAGTGACGTATATAGTGATTTGCAATTGACCCAAATTGTTCAAGAGAGTGTAACAGGCATTTTAGAGAAACTTGAAACAATAGGTCAGGTTAAAATGCAAGGTGGTAAATATTATTCTATGCGGATAGAACCTGATCCGGTAAAATTATATCAGCATAAAATGTCAGTGTTGGAAATTGCAAATGCTATAACAAAACAAACTACCTCTTATCCGGCTGGGACTATTAAAACAGCCACTCGTGATTTTACCGTAAGATTAGACGGTTCTTTAAATAAACCGGAACAGTTTGAACAAATCATACTAAAAGTAAAAGATGCTAGTATATTAAGATTACGAGATATTGCTAAAGTATATTTAGCTCCCCCCGAAGATGATGTAATTTTTAGATATAATGGTAAAAGTTCGGTAGCACTTGCACTGATAAAACAATCAAAGACAAACATGCTTGATTTATCTAAAGAAGTTAGATCATCACTAGATAAAATTAAAAAGAATCTACCTAATGGTATAACAATTGATACAGCCTATGATGAGTCAATTCCAATTAATGCTTCAATCAAATCAGTGTTCCTTACGATCTTTGAAGCATTAATTTTAGTTATAATAGTAGTATATTTATTCCTAGCATCAGTAAGAATCACTCTGATACCACTGGTAACCATTCCGGTATCGCTGATTGGTACATTTATTGTCATGTATTATTTAGGGTTTTCTATTAACACATTTACCCTTTTAGCAATGATATTGGCTATTGGTCTGGTGGTAGATGATGCAATAGTAATGCTAGAAAATATTTTTAGGTACAATGAGATGGGGCATTCTGCTATGGAATCTGCTATCCTTGCATCTAAGGAAATAGGTTTTGCCGTTATAGCAATGACTATAACACTTGCCTCAGTATTCCTGCCTATAGGTTTTATTGATGGACTTATTGGTAAGTTATTCCTTGAATTTGCTTGGACCTTGGCATTTTGTGTGTTAGTTTCTGGTTTTGTTGCTTTAACCTTAACACCGATGATGGCAAGTCGTATGATTGGCAAAAATGATCAGCCTCCCTTAGGGTTTTTAGTTAAATTTGATCAGTTTATTAAATTAGTCCAAAGCAAATATTTGGCTTATTTAAATCTTGCTTTTGATCATAAAAAGCAATTCTCACTTATTATTGTCCTATCTTTAGTGCTGCTGGTTGTTAGTTTTATCTTTGTCCCAAAGGTTTTTGTTCCTCAGGAAGATAATGGTGTTGTAGTGCTTGGATTCTCCAGTTCTCAAGGTTCTAATATGGAACAATCAGAAAAATCAATAGTAGAAGTTGAAAAAATACTTAATTCTTACAAAGATATAGTAGGATATTTGACGATAATTTATCAGGGGGGTGGTTACGGTTACATACCTCTTAAAGACTGGAAGGCAAGGACAATGTCACAAAAAACTATAATAAATTTACTTAATCAGCAATTTCAACAAATAACTGGAATACCGATTTTTGCAATGGCACAACGTTCACAAGTTAGCGGTAATGCTGGAAGTCCTGTGGAATTTACTTTGCAATCCTCGCTTGAATATGAACAGCTAGATCAAATATCGCAGAAATTCGTTGAGGCTATGAAGAAAAACCCAGTTTTTATGAATATGAATGTTTCTAGTGATTTAAATTCCTCTATGCCAACGATTGATGTAATTGTTAACCGAGATAAAGCTTATCTTTATGGCGTGAGTTTAGAAAATATAGGATTAACATTGCAATATTTGCTAGCAGGAAAGCAAATTGGTGATTTCAGAATGGGCAACGAACTGTACGATATAACTATGCAGTATAATTTAAAACATCGTAGTAATATCGATCATTTTAGTAAGATTTTGATACCCACTAATAACCCAACTGATAATTTGTTGCCATTAAGTGTTGTGGCTAATATGGTTGAGAAAGTATCTATCAATTATTATAATCACTATAATAATGCTAGATCAGTAACCATCTCGGCAGATTTGGCACCAAACCAAAAAATTACCGACGCAATAAAACAAATTAATAATATAGCTAATGAATTATTGGATCGTAATACCACTATCCTAGAATATATTGGCGAGATTAAGCGAAAGGCTGAATCAGAAGGTACTATGACTGTTACGTTCTTATTTGCTTTGTTGTTTATTTACTTAGTGCTTTCAGCACAATTTGAGAGTTTTACTGATCCGATATTAATACTTATTGCTGTACCATTCTCGATTACTGGTGGAGTATTAACGCTCTGGATATTTGGTAATACGCTTAATCTATATAGCTTTATTGGTTTGATCACTTTAATTGGTTTGATTACAAAAAATTCTATTATGATCGTAGAATTTACTAATAACTTGAGAAGCCAAGGATTAAATATTAGAGAAGCTGTAACTAAAGCCTCTAACTTAAGACTTAGACCAATTTTAATGACCACTCTAGCAACTATTTTTGGGGCGTTATCATTAGTCATTGCCTCGGGAGCAGGAGCAGAAGCACAAAAATCTATTGGTTTGGTAATAGTGGGTGGGATGAGTATTGGTACTCTGTTTACTATATTTGTTATTCCAGTTTTATACCAAAGTTTTAAAAGAGAGACTATCTAA
- the queF gene encoding NADPH-dependent 7-cyano-7-deazaguanine reductase QueF (Catalyzes the NADPH-dependent reduction of 7-cyano-7-deazaguanine (preQ0) to 7-aminomethyl-7-deazaguanine (preQ1) in queuosine biosynthesis), producing the protein MDLGTMLGKQTTYKDLYDNTLLYPISRNFAREQLQIVGALPFHGFDIWNCYEVSWLSKTGKPEVRILEFMVNSDSPNIVESKSLKLYLNSFNNTKFENSDQVKELITRDLSLVFESAVMVFLKYLESYDGIRLQSFSGINIDRLEVTITSFEVSQNLPKLLKDNTEIVDEVLYSNLLKSNCLVTNQPDWASVQISYRGRRIDHSSLLKYLVSFRNHNEFHEQCVERIFCDISKFCTPDELTVYARYTRRGGIDINPIRSSSKLDITKISNLRHIRQ; encoded by the coding sequence ATGGATTTGGGAACTATGCTTGGCAAGCAAACTACCTATAAAGATTTGTATGACAATACTTTATTATACCCAATTAGTCGTAATTTTGCTAGAGAGCAATTACAGATAGTAGGTGCTTTGCCTTTCCATGGCTTTGACATTTGGAATTGTTATGAGGTCTCTTGGCTAAGCAAAACTGGTAAACCTGAGGTAAGGATATTGGAATTTATGGTGAATAGCGATTCGCCTAATATTGTAGAATCAAAATCACTAAAGCTTTACTTAAATTCTTTTAATAACACTAAATTTGAAAATTCAGACCAAGTAAAAGAATTAATTACTAGGGATTTAAGTCTAGTATTTGAATCAGCTGTAATGGTTTTCTTAAAATATTTAGAGTCATATGATGGTATTAGGCTGCAATCTTTTTCAGGCATAAATATCGATAGGTTAGAGGTAACAATTACTAGTTTTGAAGTTAGCCAAAATTTGCCAAAATTGTTGAAAGATAATACGGAGATAGTGGATGAGGTGCTATATTCTAACTTGCTAAAATCGAATTGTTTGGTTACCAACCAACCAGATTGGGCATCAGTACAGATTAGTTATCGAGGTAGAAGAATTGACCATAGTTCGTTATTGAAATATTTGGTATCATTTCGTAATCATAATGAGTTTCATGAACAATGTGTTGAGCGTATTTTTTGTGATATTAGTAAGTTTTGTACTCCCGATGAATTAACTGTTTATGCCAGATACACAAGACGTGGCGGCATAGATATTAACCCTATACGGTCTAGTAGCAAGCTGGATATTACAAAAATTAGCAATTTAAGACATATTCGTCAATAA